In Flavobacteriales bacterium, the sequence AAAGAAAACTTATCTGCCGTCTCTTTCCATTTGTCAAAGCATCCAGCATCAGGGAACAGAACTACTTCAAACTCTGAAATAGTATTGCACTTATTGTCCTGCAACCCTCCAACGCCTCCTGTTGCGATCCAAATAAAACTTGGGTTAACAATACTCATTATAACAGCCGTTTTTTCACCTTCTACAACGGCAATAGGTTTATCACTATCATCTATCAAATGACCTCCAAAGAAGTATTGATTAAGCTGGCAATTGTCATCTTTAATCTTATGCCACCATCTAGGAACTCCTTTTCTTTTACCATCTCTGCCATACCTCATCACTTTGCCAGCTCTGAGGTATTTATCTCTATCCATTTGCCAAAAGATAACATCTCCTTCAAAAACACCTAAATAATACCTTGATACAGCATCTTTCGTCATTTTCTCTCCAAAAGTCATAATCAAAAACTGAGCAAAGTCAGACTTCATACTCTCGTCAAAATGGTCAATTAGTTCCTGCATATCAGGAGTGCAAAACACAGGTACATCCTCTTTAAAATCCGCTACGTCTATAATTGAGCCTTCCTCATCCCAAAAATCTTTACCACAAGAATGACAATGCCCTACATTCATCCCTGCAAATCCTTTCTGAGGAGAAAACTTTCCATCTCTATTACTCTTGCCACAAGGACAAGTAGGGTTCAGTCTGTGCCTATTACTTTCAAATTTCCTTACAGTTTTCATTTTCCATAATTATTAAAAAGTTCGCTATTATTTTTTTTGACTTCCTTGATATCTTTATCAATGGTCTGTCTTGATGTTTCCCATTCGTCAGCCAACTTAGTCCGATTAAAATCAGGGTCATTAATCAGATTCTCTTTCACAACCTCTCTCCGCTCTTCAGTTACGCTTACAGGAAATTCTTTTCCTTGTAGCTGATTGGGGTTTTTTAAATGCTCTGACTCATTTTTAAACTCCTGCTCAAAGTCCATTAATTCAATCCTACTAAAGCCTAAAAAGTTTGGTCTTATCTTCTCTATTTTAGCCGATATAACATTAAACTCGCCATAAGAAACCTCAGCAAAACGAGGTGCTTTAATCTGTTTAATATATCTACTTGACTCATCTTCGTTATAGTAGCTTTTACCAATCCCAATGACGGCATCTACAAGGTTTGAAAGGTTAGATGAGCCCGCTAAGTCATTTCTGCTTAAAGAGCCATTAGAACGCTTAGGAGTGTGGTGTATCACTATAACAGTCCACCCCTCAGTTTTCTTCATATCAAGTAGCTGTTTTAGCAACGGCTTAACCTCCTTTGTAGACTCAATACCCCCCTCCTGAATGAGAGAAAATAAATTATCAATAAAAATGATTTTAGCCTCTGCCTGTTTAGCCATTTTCTTAATCATATTAAACCACCACTCAGTAGCATTTTTTGACGGAACAGTATATTCGTTTGAACCTTTAGGGTCAATAAAATATGCTTTCTTATCCCAATCAAAATGATTGTGCCAAATCTCTTCACCTTCAATTATTGATTGCTCGGAATATCTTTTTTCAAAGACCTTTTCTCCATTCTCAAAATCAAGAAATAAAATAGGCTGTGGACTTGATTCATTCTTTAATCCCAAAACAGACTCTCCCCGTGTAATTGCATTGGCAAGCTGAAATGCAAGCATAGATTTACCGACTCCCGTCTCAGCAAATAACATAGTAACTGTTTGCTCATAAAGAAACTCTCCCATTATCATTTTGGGCATTACTAATCCCTTAGCAAAGTTGGTTCTCTCATTACCACTTCTAAGTATAAAAGGATTGTTTTCGGGTTTATCTTGTGACTTTTTTAATCCATCTAAATTAAGAACTGCTCTTCCCATAAGTACCCGCCTTTAGTTCTTGAATAGTCTTAACCTTGTTCTTCTTAAGCCACTCCCGCAAGTCGCTTTTTAAAAAGAATTTCTTTGCTTTTGGATTATCAGGGTTGAGAGATTTATATGGAATCTCGCCCCTTTTTATCAAGTCCGACATAGTAGCCCGAGAAATATTGAGCCAATCACAAGCCTCTTGAAAAGACATAGGCTTATCATCATCCTCTGCCTTCTGATTTAGCAGATTCTCAAAAATTCCCTCAATAAAAGGTTTTAACTCTGTCGCTGTACCCTGTGCAAGTTCTCTTAGGGTAAAATTCAGGAATGTTCCTGTGTTGTCATTACTCATAGTAATAATTTTAAATATTAATAATTGAGTAACGCAGAAAAATATTTGGGTTTAGTAGAAAGAATTCCCTACTTTTGAAAAAGAATATGTAACCGCCTAAGTTTATATTCTTATAAGGAGATATCGTTCTGCGCTATCTCTTTTTTTTATTTTAGACAGCTCCTTAACTGTCTGTGACAAATTTAGTACATACAACTACCGAGTGCCAAACAATGTCAGCAGGAGTTATTAACTTTGTTTGCATATTCATATTATTGATAATCAGATACTTAATTTTTTCATATTTTGTAACTTATTGATTTACTGTACTTTAAAATCTGACTATTTTCAAATAACTTATTAAAATTTAATTAAAGATTTTTACTGTCAACTCTTTACAGTTTACACCTTTTAAGGTTTCGTGGATCCTGCTACGCAGGACCACAAACCGCTTATTTCTCACTATCATCTTCATCAAAACTTAATGCCTTTTCAATCTTAGGACGCTCTTTGTCAATCATTGTATTTATGTATCCCTCAGTAGTTTTTAGGCTTGTGTGACCTAACCCCTCAGAGATAGCCTTTAAATTAATGCCCTCTTCAAATAAAATTGTGGTATTAGAGTGTCTTGACCAATTAGCGGTAATCTTATACTCCAACTCAAGTAAGTCGCTTAGCTTATGCAACTGCGGTCTTAAATATTTGTTTAGAGCATCTACTTTATTTTGCATTGTTTTTGCATCATCCCCATCTTTTATGACGTCAAATAGATAAGACCCCTTTCCTGTTCGCCTATTAATAATGTCATTAGTTATTTTATTAAATACCAAAGGAATAATCACCTCTTTTTTTGCGGTTCTAATGCTCTTTAGCCTCTTAAACTCTTTCTGCCCCTTTTTTAAATGCAGTACATCTTTGATGTTCATCCCTCCGTTAAAAAAGCAGAATAAGAAATAGTCTCTTGCTGTTTGGAGATACTCATTTTCGCTACTAAAATCAACTATTTTTTTTACGTCAGCTTTGGATAAACCTTGATTTTTTCTTGCGCCCTCAGGAATAACATAACCGCCTTTTCCAAAAGGATATTTAGGATGGCTTTCATAAACTTTATTCCAAATGGTTCTAATATTTCTTGCGTAAACTCCTATGGTTGATTTTGAACGACCCTGTTTAAACATAAACGCCTCAAAGGCATTCATAAAATCAACATCTATATCTGTTATTGAAAGGTCAATTACATCCCCATAAATCCTTAGTTTTTGTAAGTTAGACTCTATTTCAACAAACTCAGTAAGTTTCTTAATTGTACTGCCCATAGAGGTGGCGTACTTATACCTATGGTCCTCATTTAATTTTTTAATATAATCATCAAAGGCAACCCATAGATTAGATATTATAGTTTCAACTTCATCTTCTTTGGCATCCCAATTTTTTATCCAATCCTTAACTTTTGCAAGAGATTTTAAAGAATTATCCTCCATCAAAACTGTGAGTCTGTCATTCTGAATTTTTAAGGCGTTTCTTAATTCTAACTTGTTCCCGTAGACTGTTGTCTCTCCGATTACATTCCCAAAACTGTCTTTCTTGTGTCTAT encodes:
- a CDS encoding AAA family ATPase; the protein is MGRAVLNLDGLKKSQDKPENNPFILRSGNERTNFAKGLVMPKMIMGEFLYEQTVTMLFAETGVGKSMLAFQLANAITRGESVLGLKNESSPQPILFLDFENGEKVFEKRYSEQSIIEGEEIWHNHFDWDKKAYFIDPKGSNEYTVPSKNATEWWFNMIKKMAKQAEAKIIFIDNLFSLIQEGGIESTKEVKPLLKQLLDMKKTEGWTVIVIHHTPKRSNGSLSRNDLAGSSNLSNLVDAVIGIGKSYYNEDESSRYIKQIKAPRFAEVSYGEFNVISAKIEKIRPNFLGFSRIELMDFEQEFKNESEHLKNPNQLQGKEFPVSVTEERREVVKENLINDPDFNRTKLADEWETSRQTIDKDIKEVKKNNSELFNNYGK
- a CDS encoding helix-turn-helix domain-containing protein is translated as MSNDNTGTFLNFTLRELAQGTATELKPFIEGIFENLLNQKAEDDDKPMSFQEACDWLNISRATMSDLIKRGEIPYKSLNPDNPKAKKFFLKSDLREWLKKNKVKTIQELKAGTYGKSSS
- a CDS encoding site-specific integrase gives rise to the protein MRFKYTIVLDKRRKLQSGKYPIKVNIHSYADNKNHYLSIQPLFTARGKIEISCENQKEFDSVWTNRHKKDSFGNVIGETTVYGNKLELRNALKIQNDRLTVLMEDNSLKSLAKVKDWIKNWDAKEDEVETIISNLWVAFDDYIKKLNEDHRYKYATSMGSTIKKLTEFVEIESNLQKLRIYGDVIDLSITDIDVDFMNAFEAFMFKQGRSKSTIGVYARNIRTIWNKVYESHPKYPFGKGGYVIPEGARKNQGLSKADVKKIVDFSSENEYLQTARDYFLFCFFNGGMNIKDVLHLKKGQKEFKRLKSIRTAKKEVIIPLVFNKITNDIINRRTGKGSYLFDVIKDGDDAKTMQNKVDALNKYLRPQLHKLSDLLELEYKITANWSRHSNTTILFEEGINLKAISEGLGHTSLKTTEGYINTMIDKERPKIEKALSFDEDDSEK